From the Carassius auratus strain Wakin unplaced genomic scaffold, ASM336829v1 scaf_tig00019545, whole genome shotgun sequence genome, one window contains:
- the LOC113076275 gene encoding tetratricopeptide repeat protein 28-like: protein MEKQGTRREKFGLFGPRALGRAVHAATADGPGLSKAEFMEKVRQSNEACQLGDFQTAVKLYGEALRADPQNCILYSNRSAAHLKLGQYQTALDDAVKARLLNPKWPKVSVWVGLRVFIPDEDVVRSSCPLYCFSSAQRCTDHRWFPFVCLIF from the exons ATGGAGAAACAAGGAACAAGACGCGAAAAG TTTGGTTTGTTTGGGCCGCGAGCGCTGGGCAGAGCTGTGCACGCAGCCACCGCCGACGGCCCGGGCCTCAGCAAGGCCGAGTTCATGGAGAAGGTGCGGCAAAGCAACGAGGCCTGCCAGCTGGGAGACTTCCAGACGGCCGTGAAGCTGTACGGAGAAGCCCTGCGCGCCGACCCGCAGAACTGCATCCTGTACAGCAACCGCTCGGCCGCCCACCTCAAACTGGGCCAGTACCAGACCGCCCTGGACGACGCAGTCAAGGCCCGCCTCCTTAACCCTAAATGGCCGAAGGTGAGTGTGTGGGTGGGGCTTCGTGTTTTTATTCCAGATGAAGACGTCGTTCGTTCTTCATGTCCTCTGTACTGTTTTTCCTCAGCTCAGAGATGCACAGATCATCGCTGGTTTCCGTTTGTTTGTTTGATCTTTTAG